A window of Eikenella corrodens contains these coding sequences:
- a CDS encoding RelA/SpoT family protein: MIAPSADYAAPVAAWREHLFAQTGYLKKMERWSLLEAACVYIYDTAAKQGQPERLERAFRLTAALAEEKQRVHALCAVLVQIAMEDLGTQADPAFLQSAFGEVCAEIAAHIHTDTEAGQEAQLAQCRRQINEVYRLIIERSRQSLLRAAGYLKTEDQNLLNRACDFGIRAHQNQFRNSGVPYITHPMAVAQQLAEWHIDAQGLCAGVLHDVLEDTGTSKEELAAEFGQAIADMVDGLSKLEKLEYDSQAEHQAESFRKLIMAMTKDIRVIIVKLSDRLHNMRTLDAKKPDSRCRIARETLEIYAQLANRIGLNHAYRELQDLSFKYLLPNRYAVLERARQASRRNRRDVVGKVLSAFSQRLVSANIEAKIRGREKNLYSIYKKMQDKKLHFSEVMDIYGFRVIVNNIPACYAALGALHSLYKPKPGHIKDYIAIPKANGYQSLHTTLVGPFGLPIEVQIRTREMDKVAEEGVASHLLYKNPATDPAAQRTHQWLQNILDFQAQGDNAIEFLEHVKVDLFPREVYVFTPKGKILVLPEGATPVDFAYAVHTDIGHRCIAARVNNNMVSLRTRLRTGDSVEIITSNTARPNPAWLNFVISGRARSAIRNKLKNIDRGDAVRLGEQLLQRALTALLPQELLLSEDLKQSYLDDLSRKNTSFEDILYDVGMGRLAPVSVAMHIAEIAGRQPEGNGVRIAPISVGSSDSGRVQLASCCHPIPGDSIKALLVKDHGLIIHRDTCPNTLKAPPEQQLDANWEGIEQKKTYHTGITVSAKRAHGLLAAMAQAVSGHGADIESVDTLSSAQENSEGFIEFSFSLQVSNLGQLEQIISALYAISQVRKVQRQ; this comes from the coding sequence ATGATTGCCCCCAGCGCCGATTATGCCGCCCCCGTTGCCGCCTGGCGCGAGCACCTGTTTGCCCAAACAGGCTACCTGAAAAAAATGGAACGCTGGTCCCTGCTCGAAGCCGCCTGCGTTTACATTTACGATACCGCCGCCAAACAGGGGCAGCCCGAGCGGCTCGAACGCGCCTTCCGCCTCACCGCCGCGCTGGCCGAAGAAAAACAGCGCGTGCACGCCCTGTGCGCGGTGCTGGTGCAAATTGCCATGGAAGACCTCGGCACACAGGCCGATCCCGCCTTTTTGCAGTCCGCGTTCGGCGAAGTGTGCGCCGAAATCGCCGCCCATATCCACACAGATACCGAAGCCGGCCAAGAAGCCCAGCTTGCCCAGTGCCGCCGGCAAATCAACGAGGTATACCGCCTCATCATCGAACGCAGCCGCCAATCCCTGCTGCGCGCCGCAGGCTACCTGAAAACCGAAGACCAAAACCTGCTCAACCGCGCCTGCGATTTCGGCATCCGCGCCCACCAAAACCAATTCCGCAACAGCGGCGTGCCCTACATCACCCACCCCATGGCCGTAGCCCAGCAGCTGGCCGAATGGCATATCGACGCCCAAGGCCTGTGCGCCGGCGTGCTGCACGACGTGCTTGAAGACACCGGCACGAGCAAAGAAGAGCTGGCCGCCGAATTCGGCCAGGCCATTGCCGATATGGTGGACGGCCTCTCCAAGCTGGAAAAACTCGAATACGACAGCCAGGCCGAGCATCAGGCCGAGAGCTTCCGCAAGCTCATCATGGCGATGACCAAAGACATCCGCGTCATCATCGTCAAGCTCTCCGACCGCCTGCACAATATGCGTACGCTGGATGCCAAAAAGCCCGACAGCCGCTGCCGCATCGCCCGCGAAACGCTGGAAATCTACGCCCAGCTCGCCAACCGCATCGGCCTCAACCATGCCTACCGCGAGCTGCAAGACCTCTCCTTCAAATACCTGCTGCCCAACCGCTATGCCGTGCTCGAGCGCGCCCGCCAAGCCAGCCGCCGCAACCGCCGCGATGTGGTGGGCAAGGTATTGAGCGCCTTCAGCCAGCGGCTGGTGAGCGCCAACATCGAAGCCAAAATCCGCGGCCGCGAAAAAAACCTCTACAGCATCTACAAGAAAATGCAGGACAAAAAACTGCATTTCTCCGAAGTGATGGATATTTACGGCTTCCGCGTCATCGTCAACAACATTCCCGCCTGCTACGCCGCCCTCGGCGCGCTGCACAGCCTCTATAAGCCCAAGCCCGGCCACATCAAAGACTACATCGCCATCCCCAAGGCCAACGGCTACCAAAGCCTGCACACCACCCTGGTCGGCCCCTTCGGCCTGCCCATCGAAGTGCAAATCCGCACCCGCGAAATGGATAAAGTGGCCGAAGAAGGCGTGGCCAGCCACCTGCTCTACAAAAACCCCGCCACCGACCCGGCCGCCCAACGCACCCACCAATGGTTGCAAAACATCCTCGATTTCCAAGCCCAGGGCGATAACGCCATCGAATTCCTTGAGCATGTGAAGGTGGATTTATTCCCGCGCGAAGTGTATGTATTCACGCCGAAAGGCAAAATCCTCGTGCTGCCCGAAGGCGCCACGCCCGTGGATTTCGCCTATGCCGTGCACACCGACATCGGCCACCGCTGCATTGCCGCCCGTGTCAACAACAACATGGTTTCTCTGCGCACCCGCCTGCGTACCGGCGACAGCGTGGAAATCATCACTTCCAACACCGCCCGCCCCAATCCGGCCTGGCTCAACTTCGTGATTTCCGGCCGCGCCCGCAGCGCCATCCGCAACAAACTCAAAAACATCGACCGCGGCGATGCCGTGCGCCTGGGCGAGCAGCTGCTGCAACGCGCCCTCACCGCCCTGCTGCCCCAAGAGCTCCTGCTCTCCGAAGACCTCAAGCAAAGCTATCTCGACGACCTCAGCCGCAAAAACACCAGCTTCGAAGACATCCTCTACGATGTGGGCATGGGCCGGCTTGCCCCCGTATCCGTGGCCATGCACATTGCCGAAATTGCTGGCCGCCAGCCCGAGGGCAACGGTGTGAGAATTGCCCCCATCAGCGTGGGCAGCAGCGACAGCGGCCGCGTCCAACTCGCTTCCTGCTGCCACCCCATCCCCGGCGACAGCATCAAAGCCCTGCTCGTGAAAGACCACGGCCTCATCATCCACCGCGACACCTGCCCCAACACCCTCAAAGCCCCGCCCGAGCAACAACTGGATGCCAACTGGGAAGGCATCGAGCAAAAGAAAACCTACCACACCGGCATTACCGTATCCGCCAAACGCGCCCACGGCCTGCTCGCCGCCATGGCACAAGCCGTATCCGGGCATGGTGCAGACATCGAATCGGTCGATACCCTCAGTTCTGCCCAGGAAAACAGCGAAGGCTTCATCGAATTCAGCTTCAGCCTGCAAGTATCCAACCTCGGGCAGCTGGAGCAAATCATCAGCGCCCTATATGCTATTTCGCAGGTGCGCAAAGTGCAGCGCCAATGA
- the ppsR gene encoding posphoenolpyruvate synthetase regulatory kinase/phosphorylase PpsR, with amino-acid sequence MPPCTRHAIFISDRTGLTAEGMGDALLNQFDDIEFKRLTYPFIDTPEKAERVVAEVNKITDGCNLRPIIFTSIVNEDIRHIIRNCNGLHLSFFDAFINKLEEELGTQAVLQVGRTHGIQNTERYDARMEAVNFSLNHDDGVSAKDLADADVILMGVSRSGKTPTCLYLALQYGIRAANYPLTPDDLDSTDLPRMVKPFKSKIFGLTIDPARLHHIRTERRPNSQYASPENCRREVHEAESMFRQHGIPHTSTTHKSVEELAAGIMLACKLQRRT; translated from the coding sequence ATGCCTCCCTGCACCCGCCACGCCATCTTTATTTCCGACCGCACCGGCCTCACCGCCGAGGGCATGGGCGACGCCCTGCTCAACCAGTTCGACGACATCGAATTCAAACGCCTCACCTATCCCTTTATCGACACCCCCGAAAAAGCCGAGCGCGTGGTGGCCGAAGTGAATAAAATTACCGACGGCTGCAACCTGCGCCCCATCATCTTCACCAGCATCGTGAACGAAGACATCCGCCACATCATCCGCAACTGCAACGGCCTGCACCTGAGCTTTTTCGATGCCTTCATCAACAAACTGGAAGAAGAGCTCGGCACCCAGGCCGTGCTGCAAGTGGGGCGCACCCACGGCATCCAAAACACCGAGCGCTACGACGCCCGCATGGAAGCCGTCAACTTCTCCCTCAACCACGACGACGGCGTATCCGCCAAAGACCTCGCCGATGCCGACGTCATCCTCATGGGCGTCTCCCGCAGCGGCAAAACCCCCACCTGCCTCTACCTCGCCCTGCAATACGGCATCCGCGCCGCCAACTACCCGCTCACCCCCGACGATTTGGACAGCACCGACCTGCCGCGCATGGTAAAGCCCTTCAAATCCAAAATCTTCGGCCTCACCATCGATCCCGCCCGTTTGCACCACATCCGCACCGAGCGCCGCCCCAACTCCCAATACGCCAGCCCGGAAAACTGCCGGCGCGAAGTGCACGAAGCCGAATCCATGTTCCGCCAGCACGGCATCCCCCACACCAGCACCACCCACAAATCCGTGGAAGAGCTGGCCGCCGGCATCATGCTCGCCTGCAAACTGCAGCGCCGCACATAA
- a CDS encoding DUF3079 domain-containing protein encodes MAKKFPIFPKHPERICWGCDKYCRAEDLQCGNGCERIQHPIETDGPEWYKNGDWSNLLSEEQQIELGLKTAPAPAPEAPSKPAKPHIKLPVKQH; translated from the coding sequence ATGGCCAAAAAATTCCCCATTTTTCCCAAACACCCCGAACGCATCTGCTGGGGCTGCGACAAATACTGCCGCGCCGAAGACCTGCAGTGCGGCAACGGCTGCGAACGCATCCAACACCCCATCGAAACCGACGGCCCCGAATGGTATAAAAACGGCGACTGGAGCAACCTGCTCAGCGAAGAGCAGCAAATCGAACTCGGCCTCAAAACCGCCCCTGCGCCCGCCCCGGAAGCACCGTCCAAACCTGCCAAACCGCACATCAAACTGCCTGTGAAGCAACATTAG
- the rpoZ gene encoding DNA-directed RNA polymerase subunit omega, whose translation MARITVEDCIGRIPNHFNLTLAAAYRARQLANGSKPLVDDIRNNKPTVTALREIAAGQIGEEILSRSK comes from the coding sequence ATGGCACGCATTACCGTAGAAGACTGCATCGGCCGCATCCCCAACCACTTCAACCTCACCCTGGCCGCCGCCTACCGCGCCCGCCAGCTGGCCAACGGCTCCAAACCGCTGGTGGACGACATCCGCAACAACAAACCCACCGTAACCGCCCTGCGCGAAATCGCCGCCGGCCAAATCGGCGAAGAAATCCTCTCCCGCAGCAAATAA
- the cls gene encoding cardiolipin synthase: MSWSNVFLSAHFLLTLGIALRVIYARRSGSAALAWLTLLFAFPFVGVAAYLLIGEPKLGRLRAARRAELQAFHDEFADRFLPPEAAPVEDIRFSQLARFVQGKAGYAPTGGNSVRLLSDTDEILQAFVADIDAAQHCCLLEFYIVEGSGRVEAVLDALMRAADRGVRCQLLADSLGSQGFWLSDWPERLREAGVEITPALPFGLISSLWVRADLRNHRKILVADYRIAYTGSYNLVDPKLFKQGAGVGEWVDAVLRCEGVAAQELAAVFYGDWAVENAHNLNATLEYLGGYLSSTPERFAGSGNEIVQVLPSHPGGDTSLVYDVLANALNVAQESVLISTPYFVPDEALLNTLTMTARRGVEVTLILPKRNDSRLVRYASSAYYQPLLDAGVRLKMYGGGLLHTKAVVVDNRFALFGTVNMDMRSFYLNLEVSLALYSPDAVAAVAALLQGYLKDCEEVELKKWQQRPRIRRFAERCVRLASPLL, from the coding sequence ATGAGTTGGTCGAACGTTTTTCTAAGCGCGCACTTTCTGCTCACGCTGGGCATTGCCCTGCGGGTGATTTACGCCCGCCGTTCGGGCAGTGCGGCGCTGGCCTGGCTCACGCTCCTGTTTGCCTTCCCGTTTGTGGGCGTGGCGGCCTATCTGCTGATCGGTGAGCCGAAGCTGGGGCGTTTGCGTGCGGCGCGTCGGGCGGAGCTGCAAGCCTTCCACGACGAATTTGCCGACCGTTTCCTGCCGCCAGAAGCGGCGCCGGTGGAGGATATCCGTTTCAGCCAGTTGGCACGTTTCGTGCAGGGCAAGGCGGGCTACGCGCCCACGGGCGGCAACAGCGTGCGCCTGCTGTCCGATACCGACGAAATTTTGCAGGCCTTCGTGGCCGATATTGATGCGGCACAGCATTGCTGCCTGCTGGAGTTTTATATCGTGGAAGGCAGCGGCCGAGTGGAGGCGGTGCTGGATGCACTAATGCGCGCGGCGGATCGTGGCGTGCGCTGCCAGCTTCTGGCCGACTCGCTGGGCAGCCAGGGCTTTTGGCTGTCGGACTGGCCGGAGCGGCTGCGCGAGGCCGGGGTGGAGATTACCCCCGCCCTGCCCTTCGGGCTGATCAGCTCGCTGTGGGTGCGCGCCGATTTGCGCAACCACCGCAAAATCTTGGTGGCAGACTACCGCATCGCCTATACCGGCAGCTACAACCTGGTCGACCCCAAACTCTTCAAGCAGGGCGCGGGCGTGGGCGAATGGGTGGACGCGGTGCTGCGCTGCGAAGGCGTGGCGGCGCAGGAATTGGCGGCGGTGTTCTATGGCGATTGGGCGGTGGAAAACGCGCACAACCTCAATGCCACCCTGGAATACCTCGGCGGCTACCTCAGCAGCACGCCCGAACGCTTCGCCGGCAGCGGCAATGAAATCGTACAAGTGCTGCCCTCGCATCCGGGCGGCGATACTTCGCTGGTGTACGATGTGCTGGCAAACGCGCTGAACGTGGCACAGGAATCCGTGCTCATCAGCACGCCCTATTTCGTGCCGGACGAAGCCTTGCTCAACACGCTCACCATGACCGCCCGGCGCGGCGTGGAAGTAACCCTGATTCTGCCCAAGCGCAACGATTCGCGCCTGGTGCGCTACGCCAGCAGCGCCTACTACCAGCCGCTTTTGGATGCGGGCGTGAGGCTGAAAATGTATGGCGGCGGCCTGCTGCACACCAAGGCGGTGGTGGTGGACAACCGCTTTGCCCTGTTCGGCACGGTAAACATGGATATGCGCAGTTTCTACCTCAACCTCGAAGTGAGCCTTGCCCTTTATTCGCCAGACGCCGTGGCCGCCGTGGCCGCGCTATTGCAAGGCTACCTGAAAGACTGCGAAGAAGTGGAGCTGAAAAAATGGCAGCAGCGCCCGCGCATCCGCCGCTTTGCCGAACGTTGCGTGCGGCTGGCCAGCCCGTTGCTGTAG
- a CDS encoding CTP synthase: MTKFIFVTGGVVSSLGKGIAAASIAAILESRGLNVTMLKLDPYINVDPGTMSPFQHGEVFVTEDGAETDLDLGHYERFIDAKLTRANSFSAGQVYENVIAKERRGDYLGGTVQVIPHITDEIKRRIHEGAANKDVAIVEIGGTVGDIESLPFLEAIRQMRSQLGRANTLFVHLSYVPYIAAAGEIKTKPTQHSVKELREIGIQPDVLICRMDRPLPEEERRKIALFCNVEERAVIGCYDADSIYKIPEMLHGQGIDDAICEQLQLNIRQADLTEWRKIVYAIEHPKHTVHIAMVGKYVDLTESYKSLSEALKHAGIHTETEVRISYIDSENIETEGTDCLKNFDAILVPGGFGVRGVEGKIAAARYARENKVPYLGICLGMQIALIEFARHMAGMEGANSTEFDLKTPYPVVALIDEWQTADGAVEKRDEHADLGGTMRLGAQEVALADGSLAAAIYGSTNIKERHRHRYEVNNHFVPVLEKAGLVISGVSGGRERLVETIELPQGAHPWFFASQFHPEFTSTPRKGHPLFASFVKAALQHKE, encoded by the coding sequence ATGACCAAATTTATTTTCGTAACCGGCGGCGTGGTATCTTCCTTAGGGAAAGGTATCGCCGCCGCTTCTATTGCCGCCATCCTCGAATCGCGCGGGCTGAACGTTACCATGCTCAAACTGGACCCGTATATCAACGTGGACCCCGGTACGATGAGCCCTTTCCAGCACGGCGAGGTGTTCGTAACCGAAGACGGCGCGGAAACCGACCTCGACCTCGGCCACTACGAACGCTTTATCGACGCCAAGCTCACCCGCGCCAACAGCTTCAGCGCCGGGCAGGTGTATGAAAACGTGATTGCCAAAGAGCGGCGCGGCGACTATTTGGGCGGCACGGTGCAGGTGATTCCGCACATCACCGACGAAATCAAACGCCGCATCCACGAAGGTGCGGCCAATAAAGACGTGGCTATTGTGGAAATCGGCGGCACGGTGGGCGACATCGAATCGCTGCCGTTTTTGGAAGCCATCCGCCAGATGCGCAGCCAGCTCGGCCGCGCCAACACCCTGTTCGTGCACTTAAGCTACGTCCCCTACATCGCCGCCGCCGGTGAAATCAAAACCAAGCCCACCCAGCATTCGGTGAAAGAATTGCGCGAAATCGGCATCCAGCCCGACGTGCTCATCTGCCGCATGGACAGGCCGCTGCCCGAAGAAGAGCGGCGCAAAATCGCCCTCTTCTGCAACGTGGAAGAGCGTGCCGTAATCGGTTGCTACGATGCCGACAGCATCTACAAAATCCCCGAAATGCTGCACGGCCAGGGCATCGACGATGCCATTTGCGAGCAGCTCCAGCTCAACATCCGCCAGGCCGACCTCACCGAATGGCGCAAAATCGTGTATGCCATCGAGCATCCGAAGCACACCGTGCACATCGCCATGGTGGGCAAATATGTGGACCTGACCGAATCCTACAAATCGCTCAGCGAAGCCCTGAAGCACGCCGGCATCCACACCGAAACCGAAGTGCGCATCTCCTATATCGACAGCGAAAACATCGAAACCGAAGGCACGGACTGCCTGAAAAACTTCGATGCCATCCTCGTGCCAGGCGGTTTCGGCGTGCGCGGCGTGGAAGGCAAAATCGCCGCTGCCCGCTATGCCCGCGAAAACAAAGTGCCCTATTTGGGCATCTGCCTCGGCATGCAGATTGCGCTCATCGAGTTTGCCCGCCACATGGCCGGCATGGAAGGCGCCAACTCCACCGAATTCGATTTGAAAACGCCCTATCCCGTGGTGGCGCTGATTGACGAATGGCAAACCGCCGACGGCGCGGTGGAAAAACGCGATGAACACGCCGATTTGGGCGGCACCATGCGCTTGGGCGCGCAGGAAGTGGCGCTTGCCGACGGCAGCCTGGCCGCCGCCATCTACGGCAGCACCAACATCAAAGAACGCCACCGCCACCGTTATGAAGTAAACAACCATTTCGTACCGGTGCTGGAAAAGGCCGGGCTGGTGATCAGCGGCGTATCCGGCGGGCGCGAACGTTTGGTGGAAACCATCGAGTTGCCGCAGGGCGCGCACCCCTGGTTCTTCGCCAGCCAGTTCCACCCCGAATTCACTTCCACGCCGCGCAAAGGGCACCCGCTGTTCGCCTCGTTTGTGAAAGCCGCCTTGCAGCATAAGGAATAA
- a CDS encoding D-2-hydroxyacid dehydrogenase, which yields MHIVFLDRDTLPARPLSFHFPHTLHEFPATAPEQTNAHLAGAQIAITNKVAIRAEHLAANPQLKLIAVAATGYDHIDLAAAKAAGVTVCNVRNYSSESVAQHAFMMLLALIRRLPDSMRDIAAGAWQQSPQFVHFNAPMHDLGGKTLAIFGRGNIGRTLAGYAQAFGMKVIWGEHKHAAAVREGYTPFQVALQQADAVSLHCPLNEHTRHMIGEADLRLMKPTAILINTGRGGLADEQAVSAALQQGRLGGAGFDVLSQEPPHQGNPLLAPLPNLIVTPHIAWASQEALLNMTEILEANITAFAEGRPQNVL from the coding sequence ATGCACATCGTCTTCCTCGACCGCGACACCCTTCCCGCCCGCCCGCTCTCTTTCCACTTCCCCCACACCCTGCACGAATTTCCCGCCACCGCGCCCGAGCAAACCAACGCCCACCTCGCCGGCGCGCAAATCGCCATCACCAACAAAGTTGCCATCCGCGCCGAACACCTCGCCGCCAACCCCCAACTCAAACTCATCGCCGTGGCCGCCACCGGCTACGACCACATCGACCTGGCCGCCGCCAAAGCCGCAGGCGTTACCGTGTGCAACGTGCGCAACTACAGCAGCGAAAGCGTGGCCCAGCACGCCTTCATGATGCTGCTCGCCCTCATCCGCCGCCTGCCCGACAGCATGCGCGACATCGCCGCCGGCGCCTGGCAGCAATCCCCCCAATTCGTCCATTTCAACGCCCCCATGCACGACCTCGGCGGCAAAACCCTCGCCATCTTCGGTCGCGGCAACATCGGCCGCACCCTCGCCGGCTACGCCCAGGCCTTCGGCATGAAAGTCATCTGGGGCGAACACAAACACGCAGCCGCCGTGCGCGAAGGCTACACCCCGTTTCAGGTAGCCTTGCAGCAGGCCGATGCCGTTTCCCTGCACTGCCCGCTCAACGAGCACACCCGCCACATGATCGGCGAGGCCGATCTGCGCCTGATGAAACCCACCGCCATCCTCATCAACACCGGCCGCGGCGGCCTTGCCGACGAACAAGCCGTATCCGCCGCCCTGCAACAAGGCCGGCTCGGCGGCGCCGGTTTCGACGTGCTCAGCCAAGAGCCGCCGCACCAAGGCAACCCTCTGCTTGCCCCGCTGCCCAACCTCATCGTTACCCCGCACATCGCCTGGGCCAGCCAGGAAGCCCTGCTCAACATGACCGAAATCCTCGAAGCCAACATCACCGCCTTCGCCGAAGGCAGGCCGCAAAACGTGTTGTAG
- a CDS encoding 5-(carboxyamino)imidazole ribonucleotide synthase: MTKAKTTPILPPAMLGILGGGQLGRMFTVAAKQMGYGVTVLDPDPNSPAAALADKHICAPYDDLGALADLSTCAAVTTEFENVNAQAMRALALETRVCPSGDSVEIAQNRIQEKAWIAKAGLQTAPYLPVTQEADLTDEAVEPLLPGIVKTAMLGYDGKCQVRVSSPEEARAAFKQLGGVPCVLEKMLNLHSEISVIVCRLNSQQVKCFPPAENRHEDGILAYSIVPARLPDEVQKQAQEMACQLAEAMNYVGVLAVEMFVIGNDHKLIVNEIAPRPHNSGHYTLDACASNQFEQQVRLMCGLPPADTRLLSCCSMANLLGDIWLPEGKVNWLPLLQRPDVRLHLYGKKDARPKRKMGHFTVLSSQSADIAFMLAHKLQRQLQRKGN, translated from the coding sequence ATGACCAAAGCAAAAACAACGCCGATTTTACCGCCCGCCATGCTGGGCATTTTGGGCGGAGGCCAGTTGGGCCGGATGTTTACCGTGGCCGCCAAACAAATGGGCTACGGCGTAACCGTGCTCGATCCCGACCCCAACTCCCCCGCCGCCGCCCTGGCCGACAAACACATCTGCGCCCCGTATGACGACCTCGGCGCCCTGGCCGACCTGTCCACTTGCGCCGCCGTTACCACCGAATTTGAAAACGTCAATGCCCAAGCCATGCGCGCCCTGGCTTTGGAAACCCGCGTGTGCCCCAGCGGCGACAGTGTGGAAATTGCCCAAAACCGCATTCAGGAAAAAGCCTGGATAGCCAAAGCCGGCCTCCAAACCGCGCCTTATCTGCCCGTTACCCAAGAAGCCGACCTCACCGACGAAGCCGTCGAGCCGCTGCTGCCCGGCATCGTCAAAACCGCCATGCTCGGCTACGACGGCAAATGCCAGGTGCGCGTGTCCAGCCCGGAAGAAGCCCGCGCCGCCTTCAAACAGCTCGGCGGCGTGCCCTGCGTGCTGGAAAAAATGCTCAACCTGCATTCCGAAATTTCCGTAATCGTGTGCCGGCTCAACAGCCAGCAGGTGAAATGCTTCCCGCCCGCCGAAAACCGCCACGAAGACGGCATCCTGGCCTACTCCATCGTGCCCGCCCGCCTGCCCGACGAAGTGCAGAAGCAGGCGCAGGAAATGGCCTGCCAGCTGGCCGAAGCCATGAATTATGTCGGCGTGCTGGCCGTGGAAATGTTTGTTATCGGCAACGACCACAAACTGATTGTGAACGAAATCGCCCCGCGCCCACACAATTCCGGCCACTACACCCTGGATGCCTGCGCCAGCAACCAATTCGAGCAGCAAGTGCGCCTCATGTGCGGCCTGCCGCCTGCCGACACCCGTCTGCTCTCCTGCTGCAGCATGGCCAACCTCTTGGGCGACATTTGGCTGCCCGAAGGCAAAGTAAACTGGCTGCCGCTCCTGCAACGCCCCGACGTACGGCTGCATCTCTACGGCAAAAAAGACGCCCGCCCGAAGCGCAAGATGGGGCACTTCACCGTGCTTTCTTCCCAGTCTGCCGACATCGCGTTTATGCTTGCGCACAAATTGCAGCGGCAGCTGCAGCGCAAAGGGAATTAG
- the gmk gene encoding guanylate kinase has protein sequence MSRTMQGNIFVISAASGTGKTTLIARLLQHHSDIRVSVSHTTRAPRRGEENGKHYHFVSVPEFERMIEEGQFVEYAKVYGNYYGTSTQSLESLTRQGVDVILEIDTQGAEQIRRQLPQAYSIFIAPPSLATLEQRLHQRAADAPQVIAVRLAEARNEIEQARLFDYLVVNDDLAAAEAALLHIIKSQRFHLESQTPFLTGLLGSGGNA, from the coding sequence ATTTCCCGCACCATGCAAGGCAATATTTTCGTTATTTCCGCCGCCTCCGGCACAGGCAAAACCACGCTGATCGCCCGGCTGCTGCAGCACCACTCCGACATCCGCGTGTCCGTTTCCCACACCACCCGCGCCCCGCGCCGCGGCGAGGAAAACGGCAAACACTACCACTTCGTCAGCGTGCCCGAATTCGAGCGCATGATAGAAGAAGGGCAGTTTGTGGAATACGCCAAAGTGTACGGCAACTATTACGGCACCAGCACCCAAAGCCTGGAAAGCCTCACCCGCCAGGGCGTCGACGTTATCCTCGAAATCGACACCCAAGGCGCGGAGCAAATCCGCCGCCAGCTGCCGCAGGCCTACAGCATCTTCATCGCCCCGCCTTCCCTGGCCACTTTGGAGCAGCGCCTGCACCAACGCGCCGCCGACGCCCCGCAGGTGATTGCCGTGCGGCTGGCCGAAGCGCGCAACGAAATCGAGCAGGCGCGCCTGTTTGACTACTTGGTGGTGAACGACGACCTCGCCGCCGCCGAAGCCGCCCTGCTGCACATCATCAAATCCCAGCGTTTCCATCTGGAAAGCCAAACGCCCTTCCTCACCGGGCTGCTCGGCAGCGGCGGCAACGCTTAA